One stretch of Glycine soja cultivar W05 chromosome 7, ASM419377v2, whole genome shotgun sequence DNA includes these proteins:
- the LOC114420559 gene encoding homeobox-leucine zipper protein ATHB-13-like yields MTTEAAEEIAKKIDIVIASIGYNEVDQLPQANIGFPCVSTKLRSKRGSRDPESPSKHETKSSVLKNNACSTNDNQNLNNVVVDDSDNTGARDKKRRLNMEQVKTLQKSFELGNNLEPERKMLLARALRLQPRQIAIWFQNRRTRWKTKQLEKDYDLLKRQYEAIKADNDALQFQNQKL; encoded by the exons GATATTGTAATTGCTTCCATCGGCTATAATGAGGTTGACCAACTACCTCAAGCAAATATTGGTTTTCCTTGTGTTTCAACAAAATTAAGGTCTAAAAGGGGTTCAAGGGATCCTGAAAGTCCATCCAAGCATGAAACTAAATCTTCAGTGCTAAAGAATAATGCATGTAGCACTAATGATAATCAAAATTTGAACAATGTGGTTGTGGATGACAGCGACAACACTGGA GCAAGAGATAAGAAAAGGAGGCTTAACATGGAACAAGTGAAGACACTTCAGAAGAGCTTTGAGTTGGGAAACAACCTTGAACCTGAGAGGAAAATGCTGCTTGCAAGGGCTCTTCGATTGCAACCTAGACAGATTGCTATATGGTTCCAGAACAGAAGGACTAGGTGGAAGACCAAGCAGTTGGAGAAGGACTATGATCTTCTCAAAAGACAATATGAAGCTATAAAGGCAGATAATGATGCACTTCAATTTCAGAACCAAAAACTTTAG